The genomic window CGTTATGCGGTCTCACGGTTTGTTCTCCACGAAGGTTGGATACGCGCCGCTTTCGGTCCATTCGGCGTTGTGTCTCGGACCGACCGTCATCCGCGGCGTCGGTTCCGACAGCATGCTTCGGGCGTTTGCTCATGCGGAATGCTCTCCTGCCGGTCGAACCGACTCGCGTATCACCAGCTCCGAAGGGATCGTTACGTGTTCGGGCGGGCGGTTCACGTCGCCCAGCCGCTTGCGCATCAACTCGATCACCGCCCGGGCCGCCCGCGTATACGGGCAGGCGACCGTGGTCAGCGGCGGCACCAGGTGGCGGGCGAACGACACGTCGTCCAGGCCGGCCAGCGAGACGTCGCGCGGCACGTGGATCCCAGCCCGCCAGAGCCACTCCATCACGTGGCGGGCCATCCAGTCGTTGCCCGCGAAGATCGCGGTGACCGGATCGTCTCGTCGCACCAGTTCGATCACCCGCCGGCCGATCGCCTCGTCCGGCTCGCGGCCGTAGGGAATCTCGACCAGCCGCGAGGGGTCAACCGCCACACCGGACTCGGCCAGGGCGTCGCGATAGGCCTGCCACCGGCCGCCGGTGATCCGTTGCGGGTCGCCGGCCAGACACTCGGCGACGTGCGAACTGACGTAGGCGATCCGCCTATGGCCAAGTTGCAGCAGGTATTGCATCAACTGCCGCAGTCCGGCCTCCAGGTCGATGTCCACCCGGTCAATGGGAAAGGGATGGCGTTCGAAGCTCGGAAACATGGCCACCGGGGCGGCGAACTCGCGGGCCAGCGGGGCCAGGCGGTCGCCGGCGCCCTCGCCGCTGTGCAGGAAGACGCAGATCGCGTCGAGGTTGACCCCGTCGAAGGTCCGGATCAACTCGCCCCCGCCGGCGTGGGCGTCGACGGTGGTCTCGACGCAGGTGAAGCGGATTCCGCGTCGCCGGCAGACGTCGACGAAGGCGGAGACGATTTCGGTCTCAGCGGCTTGGTCTTCCGGCTGATCGGCCCGTTCGAAGATCAATCCCAGGTGTCCCAGCTCGCGGCGTTCCTCCCGCCGGCCGGACTGGAGGCTCACGAAGCTGCCCCGCCCGTGCTCCTTGCGGATGATCCCGCGTTTTTCGAGGGTGGCCAGCGACTGGCGCACGGTGTTGACGCTGACCTGGTATCGGGCCACGAGTTCGGCCTGGCTGGGCAATTTGGCGCCCAGCGGCAGCCGGCCGCTGTGGATCTCGTCGAGGATCAGGTCCGTGAGCTTGCGGTGCAGGGCCGGTCTGGTGCGTATCCGTGTTTCCGAACGGCTTGGCATGCGATGATCCTGTTAATCAGGGATGCCTCAACTTATACCAATGAGTTTGGGTTGTGTCAATGGTTCGCTTGGCGGGGCCATGTCACTTCGCTGGATGTTGCGGTAATGGGTGATAGGTACGACAAATGGCATCAG from Phycisphaerae bacterium includes these protein-coding regions:
- a CDS encoding substrate-binding domain-containing protein — encoded protein: MPSRSETRIRTRPALHRKLTDLILDEIHSGRLPLGAKLPSQAELVARYQVSVNTVRQSLATLEKRGIIRKEHGRGSFVSLQSGRREERRELGHLGLIFERADQPEDQAAETEIVSAFVDVCRRRGIRFTCVETTVDAHAGGGELIRTFDGVNLDAICVFLHSGEGAGDRLAPLAREFAAPVAMFPSFERHPFPIDRVDIDLEAGLRQLMQYLLQLGHRRIAYVSSHVAECLAGDPQRITGGRWQAYRDALAESGVAVDPSRLVEIPYGREPDEAIGRRVIELVRRDDPVTAIFAGNDWMARHVMEWLWRAGIHVPRDVSLAGLDDVSFARHLVPPLTTVACPYTRAARAVIELMRKRLGDVNRPPEHVTIPSELVIRESVRPAGEHSA